One region of Bacteroidota bacterium genomic DNA includes:
- a CDS encoding DNA repair exonuclease yields the protein MQKFLHLADVHLDSTFLCRSERLRTQLRKEVRASLRRAIDLAIQEKVTAVLIAGDLVEEKRLSVSTEAFLLEQFQRLHEAQIPCIYVAGDVDPAGPTSKTLQMDWPASFLHIKSRAPKVIELQDVDGSAIARIVGIGHEVAREKENLALLFPEAQDDVPYIGVLHTRVEKAIGAENAIDCAPCQVKDLRKPRYTYWALGHIHEAQALKGVATAWYSGNLVGNSADEPGVKGGLLVTVDDDRKVSVTFKALSSVRWFDLALHELQDIKDVEDLARLAELAFELEADGSESIAIQLVRIRLSGMCPMAEELLVDSKRAVIEEKLAQHLNVDDVELRVNFVTPLVDVDMYREDAHLLSEVLKVIEEVSSDPEMLDDLAPAQLAQQLTTPEDRQAYLSSLLNALDREAIVRLTHEGDHAN from the coding sequence ATGCAGAAATTCTTACATCTAGCCGATGTTCATCTAGACAGTACATTCTTGTGTCGCTCAGAACGGTTGCGCACCCAGTTGCGCAAAGAAGTGCGTGCATCGCTGCGCAGAGCGATTGACCTTGCCATCCAGGAGAAGGTTACTGCCGTCCTCATTGCGGGGGATTTGGTAGAAGAGAAACGACTTTCTGTAAGTACAGAAGCCTTTCTACTCGAACAGTTTCAGCGGCTGCATGAAGCGCAGATTCCGTGTATTTATGTTGCTGGCGATGTAGACCCGGCAGGACCCACATCCAAAACCTTGCAAATGGATTGGCCCGCGAGCTTCTTGCACATCAAGTCGCGCGCACCCAAAGTCATTGAACTACAGGATGTAGACGGCTCTGCCATTGCACGCATCGTGGGTATCGGACATGAAGTCGCCAGAGAAAAAGAGAACCTGGCCCTGCTTTTCCCCGAGGCACAAGACGATGTGCCTTACATCGGCGTCTTGCACACCCGCGTAGAAAAAGCGATTGGCGCTGAAAATGCCATCGACTGTGCACCTTGCCAGGTGAAAGACCTGAGAAAACCTAGATATACATACTGGGCGCTTGGGCATATTCATGAAGCGCAGGCCCTAAAAGGCGTTGCCACAGCCTGGTACTCAGGCAACCTTGTTGGCAATAGCGCTGATGAGCCCGGCGTGAAAGGTGGTTTGCTTGTCACGGTAGACGACGATCGCAAGGTATCTGTGACGTTTAAGGCACTATCCAGCGTACGTTGGTTTGATTTGGCGCTGCATGAATTGCAGGATATCAAAGACGTCGAAGATTTGGCGCGGCTAGCCGAACTGGCTTTTGAGCTAGAGGCAGATGGCAGCGAGTCGATTGCCATTCAGTTGGTCCGAATCCGGCTATCAGGCATGTGTCCTATGGCTGAGGAGCTGTTGGTCGACTCAAAGCGGGCGGTGATAGAAGAGAAGCTGGCGCAGCACCTCAATGTTGATGATGTGGAGCTGCGGGTGAATTTTGTGACGCCGCTGGTGGATGTAGACATGTACCGTGAAGACGCGCATCTGCTGAGCGAAGTATTGAAGGTCATTGAAGAGGTCTCTTCAGATCCTGAAATGTTGGATGACCTGGCGCCGGCGCAACTGGCCCAGCAATTAACCACGCCCGAAGACCGGCAGGCGTATCTCTCCAGTTTGTTGAATGCGCTTGACAGGGAAGCAATTGTCAGGCTAACGCATGAGGGTGACCATGCGAATTAA
- a CDS encoding AAA family ATPase — protein sequence MRIKQCEIKAFGQFKDQVFTDLNHPMVVVYGHNEAGKSTFFQFLRSMLYGFYPDHAEQYRYAPHDGTTAEGQITFSTSHSDSIIVSRRLEKMPSGYLLNGTRDELGNRSLPVLSHISRPVFESVYTLGLYDLMEFSGEAWEKIQDRLLGSLNDGHVRPAKDVIRSLEQEADALWQTGLQRNSLARQLDVQQRDLKKLVLVAKDNDEKLRVLSTEMEALTSEESGLEDEQIQLKAERRRVRRLMPVYRLTNKIAGLRETAGDLEPYRHIPEDPQVILDTLSEQISKDQDKLDYARRDIRYAQAEIQKFSRNLLTQPLTKEILQSIRELPEVELRHHVYACQEALGSLREVQMYAKMLSVRVSVSKPLYPWIVAALSGVLAILAGVLWFNETWLWMSGVLLTLFGVIQVLEVLRHNRSIGYDEAEEWPEVADFEIEAEMQKQAIVDLLEKIPLPAIRLENPDLELVSDLEAMKGVIEEYDHQVRDYGDQDKEFRIQNRSTLSKIKKLKEPLEALGDGEVNRGARRLMERRKAARQAAQYEESLQQDYPDWQEMQEEIETIQEAGEEIVFSDEEVIRIESRLEQVDETLMDVVARKAEKRKDIERLKSERSMDSIESEIALIKGRHLELKQRRDRLQLLANVLRKAEEQFRMKHQPEVIRLAGEYLSQVTNNRYTRLGMEEETGTLVVYEGDSDTSHPVGPPLSQGTCDQIFLAIRLAIIDHLDDGKERVPVFLDEVFVNWDAPRRKNVYGILKKMSEKRQVFLFTCHDWQAEEAIEELDAHNLMLMHRN from the coding sequence ATGCGAATTAAGCAGTGTGAAATAAAAGCTTTTGGGCAGTTCAAGGACCAGGTATTTACGGACCTGAACCACCCCATGGTTGTGGTTTATGGACACAACGAAGCTGGGAAAAGTACATTTTTTCAGTTCTTGCGCTCTATGCTGTACGGGTTTTACCCCGATCATGCAGAGCAATACCGGTATGCCCCGCACGACGGGACCACGGCTGAAGGACAGATTACGTTTTCGACGTCCCATAGCGACAGTATCATTGTGTCGCGCCGGCTGGAAAAAATGCCAAGCGGCTACCTGCTCAATGGTACGCGTGATGAACTTGGCAACCGTTCTTTGCCGGTGTTGTCTCATATTTCGCGCCCCGTCTTTGAGTCTGTTTACACGCTTGGTCTATACGACCTGATGGAATTCAGCGGCGAAGCCTGGGAGAAAATCCAGGACAGGTTGCTGGGGAGCCTGAACGACGGTCACGTAAGGCCGGCCAAGGACGTTATCCGTTCCCTGGAGCAAGAGGCCGATGCGCTGTGGCAAACAGGGTTACAGCGCAACTCGCTTGCGCGCCAACTTGATGTTCAGCAGCGCGACCTGAAAAAACTGGTGCTGGTTGCCAAAGACAACGACGAAAAACTGCGCGTACTGTCTACCGAAATGGAGGCCTTGACAAGCGAAGAAAGCGGACTCGAAGACGAGCAGATCCAGCTGAAAGCAGAGCGCCGGCGTGTACGTCGGTTGATGCCTGTTTACAGGTTGACCAATAAGATTGCCGGCCTTCGTGAAACGGCGGGTGATCTCGAGCCTTATCGCCATATTCCTGAAGACCCGCAGGTCATTCTTGATACGCTGTCGGAGCAGATCAGCAAAGACCAGGATAAACTGGACTATGCACGGCGCGACATTCGTTATGCGCAGGCTGAGATTCAGAAGTTCTCGCGCAATCTGTTGACGCAGCCGTTGACAAAAGAGATTTTGCAGTCAATTCGTGAGCTGCCGGAGGTAGAACTGCGTCATCACGTATATGCCTGTCAGGAAGCACTGGGCAGTCTGCGAGAAGTGCAGATGTATGCCAAAATGTTATCTGTACGGGTTTCCGTTAGCAAGCCACTGTATCCTTGGATAGTTGCAGCGCTGAGTGGTGTGCTGGCCATCCTTGCCGGCGTTTTGTGGTTCAACGAGACCTGGCTCTGGATGTCGGGGGTACTGCTTACGCTTTTTGGTGTGATCCAGGTGCTGGAAGTGTTGCGTCATAACCGTTCGATCGGATATGACGAGGCAGAAGAATGGCCGGAAGTAGCAGATTTTGAGATCGAAGCAGAGATGCAGAAGCAGGCCATCGTCGACTTGCTGGAGAAAATCCCGCTGCCGGCGATCCGTCTGGAAAACCCGGACCTCGAACTGGTATCCGATCTGGAGGCCATGAAAGGTGTCATCGAAGAATATGACCACCAGGTGCGCGACTATGGCGACCAGGACAAAGAATTCCGTATTCAAAACCGGTCGACGCTGAGCAAAATTAAAAAACTAAAAGAGCCGTTGGAAGCGCTGGGAGACGGTGAGGTCAACCGTGGTGCGCGCCGGCTCATGGAACGCCGCAAAGCTGCCCGTCAGGCTGCACAGTACGAAGAGAGCCTGCAACAGGACTATCCGGATTGGCAGGAGATGCAAGAAGAGATTGAAACGATCCAGGAAGCCGGTGAAGAAATTGTATTCTCTGATGAAGAAGTCATCCGCATCGAGTCGCGGCTCGAACAAGTTGATGAGACGCTGATGGATGTCGTAGCGCGCAAAGCAGAGAAGCGCAAAGATATTGAGCGTTTGAAATCAGAGCGTTCGATGGATTCCATTGAGAGTGAAATTGCACTCATCAAAGGCCGGCATCTCGAGCTGAAGCAGCGCAGAGACCGCCTGCAGCTGTTAGCAAACGTTCTACGCAAAGCTGAAGAGCAGTTTAGAATGAAGCACCAGCCGGAGGTGATCCGTTTAGCAGGGGAGTACCTTTCGCAAGTGACCAACAACCGGTACACGCGACTGGGCATGGAAGAGGAGACGGGCACGCTGGTTGTTTACGAAGGTGATTCCGATACATCGCACCCTGTAGGCCCTCCGCTTAGCCAGGGTACATGCGACCAGATTTTTCTTGCCATCCGTCTGGCCATCATCGACCATTTGGATGACGGCAAAGAACGCGTACCGGTATTCCTGGATGAGGTCTTTGTAAACTGGGATGCGCCGCGTAGAAAGAACGTTTATGGCATCCTTAAGAAAATGTCAGAAAAGCGCCAGGTCTTCCTTTTCACCTGTCACGACTGGCAGGCTGAAGAAGCCATCGAAGAACTGGATGCCCATAACCTGATGTTAATGCATCGGAATTAG